The Aspergillus nidulans FGSC A4 chromosome VII nucleotide sequence ATTATCGGACGCGGCGTAAGTGGCTGCCTTGCGGATGGACTCGTTGAAGCCCGTTCGTGGATAATACCATTCCCATACATTTGATTCATGACGCAGGCCATGCAGTGAGGCACGGACAGTCCGACTTACAGGTACCTGGCGTTTTGCAATTGGCGTGGCCGTTGGAATTCCTGTCGTTTCGGTATGCGACGCAGCGGTATATCTTGACAACCGGTGGGTGTTAAGGCAATTCTTGTGAAGAATCAGTACTGCAGAAGATATAGAAGGCTCGCAGATCTGGTGAGAGCTAATTGGACTTACCTTGTTTGATTCGATCTGTTGACATGGATATGGACTATGCGGACCAGCCAATACTGCGCGTTGACGAGAGAAGCGGAAGACATAATCAAGTTATATACCTTTTCCGCAGCCAGTAACAAGGCTAGCTGAGCAAGGTACCAGCATCTCCGTTTGCATGGAGTCAGAATATGTCACATTGTCTCGCTCTTCGAACAAAGCTTGGTCTCAGCAACGGAGCCCAAATCCTCGAGCCCTTTCACAGATGATTTACGCTGTTCggggtcttcttcagagctggGACATTAAGAGCTGAGACTCTATCAATGTCTTGTCTGTCTATTGTTTTGCACAGGCAGGCTCCTTTGTTGGTATGAGGCTGGCGTGAGAAGCTCCAAACCTCATAACCTCCCCATTGTGCTGCTCCGAGTAGCTTGTACTGCAGTGTCGTCAGCTCTATGTCTCGTGGTAAATTGTCCAAGACGGTCAGCAACGTTATGGGTTATTCTAACAAAGCTCCCATTTCTTTGCGTTTAAGAGCCACGCCCATATAAAAATGGGAAGCACAACCCTAACTCAACTTACTTTCACCTATCTACCATCAACCTTCctataaaaaaaatacaaaaaaataagaaaaaacAATTTTATAGTACCCGCAGCCCGGTTGAAGACCCcctcttgcttttctttcttcgcaCGACTTCGCTATCAACACCCATCAGCTCTCTAACTGCAATCTGCGCCCCGCGCACGCTATAGTCCCCCGTCACAGCGAGCTCATCTGGAATTTCTACAAATGCCCCGATGCACGCCATATTGCTGATCCCCTGTGGAATCACGGGCGGCCTATCTGTTGATTCCCTAGGTAGGAGCGTCGCTGTAGCACGCGGCTGGATGCAGGGGATTGTCATGGTGCTATTAAGTATGGTTTCATGGGACGGATGACCTGGTGGGATATCCATATGGCAGAGAATCTCTGTGAGAATTTCTCTACCCGAGCAGTGAAGCATCGGTTTGGTTACGTACATCCCCTCTTTCTCGGGTGCAAGCGCATAACCATACGCAACCTGGACTCCCGCTGGTTGGTCTGGGAAGACGGGCTGGGTCGGAACTCTCAGCGTAACGACCCATGGCGTATCGGAGAATGTCAGGATTGTGTTCGGACCCGGTAAGGGCTTGATCGCTGATACATCAGCCAATACGTTAAAGAGCTCCTCTGTAGAAGCAGTAACTGTAAACGATTCAATCCGTGAAGCATGCTGCCTCGTGCAGAAATTGTATGCGTTTCCGAACTTGGGGTGCTTGGTGCACAGCTGCAGCCAAAGGAGCCAGTTCTCGTCGAGCTCAGGGGAGATCGCCACGCCTGAGTCGCGCTGGGATTCAGCTGTCGTTTCAGCGTCAGGATCAAGAGAATGTGAAAGGGAGGTCGGATCGAATGAAGGCGGGGGATAGTCATTCGATCCTGCTAGGGTGGAACTAAATATCGAACCAAGCGAGATGAGCACGATGTCGTCGGACTTCAAGTTGATTGTCATTTCGTCGGTGGGAACAACTGAGGCTCGAGGCTGTCCGTTGACCACGGTGAAGGTCTGGATGGCTGTGACTCTGGTCGGTTCGTTGGGTTCAGCAGGGTTGTCGTGCGCGAAGATGATATCGCAGACCCCCGTATTGAGGCGGAAGTCCACACCGCGGTTCAGTAGGAACTGCGTGATTGGGACAATAATCGACTCGTGGACATTGTATTTGCCCAGATCGAGTAGATGCGGATCGGACAAGTCGTGCAAATTGTTGAAGCGGTGCAGATGTCGTCGGAACTCAGCTGCAGAGTGTTGGGGTTTCAAGCCGAACCTGCGATCAGCGACATCCAGCTGTTAGTCAGTTTCCCCTTATACAGGAATGGAATGGCATACGTCGTCGCTAGTGCGAGCCAGTAACTAGACTTGAAGAACCCTTTTGAAAAGAAATCGCATATGCGGGACCTCCCCAGCATCTTCTCTGACTTACTCGACAGCATGAATATACTAATACGGTCGCGGACACTCAAGGCCATTTTCTTCCCTTGCACACGGTGCACCTTATTGCCGCTTCGCGTTAGAAACCTCGTCTGTTCATGCGTATGTTTTAAGTCTAGCGTTTTAGCGAAGTCAAGGATCTCGTCGTGCACGCTGCGGTTGGGGTCTGTAAACGAGGGGACTAATGACAATAGATTGAGCATGCAGACGTCGTTAAACTGCGGACGCATCCCCGCGCGAAAGTCGTAGCCTTCTTTCGCATTGCCATGACTGACTGTTGTACCGCTGGCGACGTCGAGGGTTTCGATGATGTGGATGCGCGACGGAGGGACGCGGGCTTCTTGTAAGAGAAGTACAGCTGCTGTGAGGGAGGCGATGCCACTGCCTAGGATCCAGGCATCCAGATTCTCGGGGTTCCTCTTGGCCATTCTATTGTTGAAAGTACCGATATAGAAACAACTGCATTGGTTAGGTTGGttgcgggagaagaaggatgatggtCTTGTATGACTTCAAAGCGCGGTGAATTGAACCATGGGTTCGTTCCTGTCATGACGACACTATCGCACACTCTATCTATATTCATAACTCAAAACCGTCCAataaaagagaaagaagaagaaaaggcatTTGTGACATGGCGCTATGCGACAGGCGAGTCCGGGTCAACGACTTCATACTTCGCATCCTCGACGCTTGGAAGATCAGGGACAAAGGGCGCCTGCCCTCGTCGCTTTTTCTTCAACAGTTCCCGTATCTCAGCCACGGATCTACGCCCTTTGCCCTCAAAGTATTTGGGGCCTAGATCTTCGAGGTCAAAGCCGTGGGGATAGTATttgtcgtcatcatcgcctgGGAGCGGCATGCCCATCGCCCAGCGAACCCATGCTCCAGGGCCCCAGCGGTTCCAGATTGTCGGCTTCACATAGTATGGGATAGCTTCATAGATATTAACATAGTAGCGCCCGTACTCGTTCGGCTCGTCGGTGAAAATGTCAATTCGCTGGAAATTGAGTCTGGGTAGAGCTATATAGCGTAGGTAGAACTTGCGGATGGCGACCAACGAGGAGAATACCTTCTTGTacgcagcagaaggcgaTTGGTACCTGTATCATTAACACATGCATTGATCCGAAAGGGAAATCTGGGCATACATCATCGCCTCTCGCAACCTATCATCCATCATGCATGTCGCAAACTTTACTCCCATTGGTTTCAAGAATCGCGGCAACGCATAAACAAGCACGTCCATCGTTTTATCTGCAACTTCTTGATTTGATGAACTCGGCTTCATGTATTCCTCCTCATACTTGAGACTCCATGCGCGCAGTTCCTCCAGAAAATGGAAACCGTCCCGGAACGCGTGCGGTCCTGACGGTAGATCTGCGAAGCTGATCCCCAGCGCATCGCCGAGACTCTTCCAGTAAGTGCCGATGGCGCACTGTTCAAGTTCGCTGAGCGACCGCCACTCAAACATATCAATAAAGCGGATCGGCTCAAGCGCAAACAGGCTGAGTGTGTAGAGCATGTCAGATTCGAGGATCTTCCCGCTATTCCGGTACCCGACATGTAGGAACTTGGTGCGAGCAATGGCCGTTTGCGCCCGTTCGGACGACGGCTCAAAGGCCATAAACTGGCCGATCAGGGCACCCGTGTCAGCGTAGCGCTTAAAGGAGGTAGCCGGGTTGGAGAACTGGGATGTTTTGAGCAGGAGGCTGGATATTGTTGGGATGCCGTAGGTCTGGGTAGGTTAGTATGCTCACAATACTGTAGAGGAGTGCTGTACGTACCCTGAACAAAGCAAATTGCAGCGCTTTCAGCGAGGCCGACGGAAACTCCATCACCAGCATCTCtttctggatcttccaggCATCGTGGTCCGTCATTGAGGCCATCTCCTCGCGTGTTGTATACTTTCGGTATACCTTTTGCAGGCGCTTTAGCCGTCGGTATCGCAATGACCGTTGAAGGAGTAGATACGCGGCGAGAGTGACAGCCGACAATTCCAGGCGCCTTCTCGGGTCCCTCCAGAAATCTAGGAGTAGAGCGCGAATTGGCAGCTGCCTGAGTCCAGCCAGGACTTGAGAAATGCGTTTGTCCATGGTTGTTTGTTAGCTCAAGTTGATGAAGCTGCCCATCATGTCTTGGACCATGTGGTCTTTATAACATCCAGCGACGCCATCAGGCCACGCTCCAGATTGTATCACGTATCGCCATAACGAGCcattgaggatgaaggagagtATCCTAGTATACGTGGTGATGTTTTCATGTGCTTGGGGATCGGCGCGCGGACCGAGGAATCAGGGCCACGATCGCGGGGCAGTGGCCGCGTTAAAGGGTTTGCGATAGTTTATACTTAGTCGCATCGAATGAGTCGCTTTGTTTGAATAGCATAACCGAGGAAAGAGGAGCATCTCGATGATGGATTGACGCCGGGCTGGTTGAACCCGGGATCGTACGTTGAGTTGGACATGGGGGCTGAGTCGATCGAACTGACACAGCATGTCTGACAAACTATGACGCTGAAGAGTCCATATAACCTTTTCCCTGATTCGGCATGCTACTGCAGCTGACACCTAGTATATCCTGTATCAGAAGTCGGCAGTGGGTGACCCAGTCTGGATTGTTGCAGTAGGCCCGCTTATGGCACACAGACATGAGTAAACAAGAATTCGCTAATCTTCATAGGCGCTCGAAAACCGATTTAATGTGCAAGAAGTCCGTATTCAAACGAATCGCATCCTCCACGAAAGAAGGGTCATGTTGCCATGTGTCCATGATATTGACCTAAGTAACGCGATCGGTGAAAGAGCCATGGGATAGTCGGGCAGCACGGTTTATCACCAAGGACAGCGAAATGGACGCTGTGAAAGGTTGCGCTCGTAATTTTCACTATTTTGTCACTGTTGGTGATGGTCTCACACATCACACTTTGAGTTGGGTCGTCGAGTATGCATGGCGCTGCATGACCGAGAGCCACATACTCGCTATAAGGCTGTGGACCAGCCCACGATATCAGAACATGCCATCATGGATATACTTAAGGATTGCTTTGAGACTCAAAACCTGAATGAAAGAATGACGACCGAACTCGTGGGCAAGCAGCGGACATctcagccctacaaaagATGGGCTTAACCAACGTTTAGCCTGGTTCGCTGGGTCGGACCTGTCTTATCCCAGTCACTGCCGTTTGACTAGGGTCTAAAAGAGAAGTTGGGAGGCTGCAAGGCTGAAAGGCTGAAACCAACAAGGCAGCGCAGCTTGCATTGCGGCTGAGGCGAGCGATCGGCCCCAACTACACGCAATTTCAAATCCCACTGCCACGCGAAAGAGGGGGGCTCCGCCACGGTTGGGGCTAGCAAAGGGATCGTCGGGAATTTAATACGAGGCTCGCGCACGAATAAGAGCCTCAGCTGAGTGTTGGTTTGCGTGACTGCCATATCCACAACTGGCATAGCCTCGAAGCCGCTTGCAAAGCCGCAAGGACAGCAGATCACTGTAGGCAATTCTGGCTATTAATAAGGAGGGCCACGGCGGTGTTAGTGAGCTCTTATATTCACCATGATTCCTTTCAACCTGCAAAGATTGTGCATGACAGATGCTGGCAAAAATGCATTACTCCCGATCGTCGTCGTTTAGCTCCCCGTCGCTGGCCAGTAAGTCTGGACTTTGTAACCCGATGTCCGAGTTAAGGGCTCACCCGACCAGGCGAATGCAAGAAAGCCGAAAGAATTCTGGACTCGTTTATCAACCCCGAAGTAGTCAGCGTCGACAAGCAGATCCCGCGCAAGGTGCTGGAAAATGCGAAGGTGAGAACCGTTGGCAAAACATTCTTAGCGAAGCTAAACAGCAATCAGGGCCTCGCGATATTCAGCGTCTTTGAAGTCGGCATGATGcgttctcttcgcttcggcTCCGGTGTTGTAGTCGCCCGTCTCTTCAACGGAACATGGTCGGCCCCCTCGGCCATCACGACCGGCAAATTGACGACCAAGGGCCAATTCGGAATGGAGCATACTGAGTTCGTATACGTGCTAAATAACGACAAGGCCGTGGAGGCGTTCTCGCAGGCTAAGAGCGTCACTTTGGGCGAGGACGTATCAATAGCAGTCGGGCCATTCGGGCGCAGCGCCGAGCTCGCGGGGGATGCATACGAGGCTGATATATTCGCATACTGCAAGACACGCACAGTTTTTGGGGGTTCGACATTGGAAGGAGCGACTATAGGCGAGAGAGTAGATGCGAATCGGAAGATGTATCAAAAGACAGTTTCAACGCGCCAGCTGCTTCGTGGGGAGGTCACGCTGCCCCCAGAGACATACGGGCTCATGAAGATCCTGCATTCAACGTGGCTGCGGCCGGTTACGAAGCGACCGTCCGTTGAAAAGGCCCATCTTGCCAGGATAGTCACGCAGCAATCGACAACCATTGAGCCGCGATCCCGGGCATCAACAATAGCATCGCCGGCGAAGGGAGAGAAGCGGTTTTACGGAGAGCAGATTATGGCACCACATCAGATCACCATAGAAATCACAGACTACTCAGCGGTCCAGCTGCCGAGTAGTCTGACACAACATGAGGAGACGAGGGAGTCGCTGGATTCAGAGGCATCGTCCTCCCCAACCGGGCACCCTCCTATCCTCAAGCCTGGAAGACGAACCTGGAGTGCGTCGTCCAACGGGGTTTGGGATAATCATGAACCGCTACATTTCTAATGACCGCTTTTGCATAATTGCCTGAATCACTTGTATATAGACATCAGCCTCAGATACCCTAGACATTAACGAAGAGACGGCTGTACCGTTCAAATGCTCTGGATGTGTTGTTCATAGTGAGTGGAACCATGAGGTGCCTGGCGCCTAGACGACGGTCGCATCGCGGATACATATTCCACAGTCATTCTAGTCATATTGACAATGAACAGTCCGAGCGAACGCCCAATTTGGTCTTTTTCGAGAGGCTCTCGTCGCATTAGTGTTCGAGA carries:
- a CDS encoding oleate hydratase (transcript_id=CADANIAT00009036) gives rise to the protein MAKRNPENLDAWILGSGIASLTAAVLLLQEARVPPSRIHIIETLDVASGTTVSHGNAKEGYDFRAGMRPQFNDVCMLNLLSLVPSFTDPNRSVHDEILDFAKTLDLKHTHEQTRFLTRSGNKVHRVQGKKMALSVRDRISIFMLSSKSEKMLGRSRICDFFSKGFFKSSYWLALATTFGLKPQHSAAEFRRHLHRFNNLHDLSDPHLLDLGKYNVHESIIVPITQFLLNRGVDFRLNTGVCDIIFAHDNPAEPNEPTRVTAIQTFTSDDIVLISLGSIFSSTLAGSNDYPPPSFDPTSLSHSLDPDAETTAESQRDSGVAISPELDENWLLWLQLCTKHPKFGNAYNFCTRQHASRIESFTVTASTEELFNVLADVSAIKPLPGPNTILTFSDTPWVVTLRVPTQPVFPDQPAGVQVAYGYALAPEKEGMYVTKPMLHCSGREILTEILCHMDIPPGHPSHETILNSTMTIPCIQPRATATLLPRESTDRPPVIPQGISNMACIGAFVEIPDELAVTGDYSVRGAQIAVRELMGVDSEVVRRKKSKRGSSTGLRVL
- a CDS encoding uncharacterized protein (transcript_id=CADANIAT00009037), with the translated sequence MDKRISQVLAGLRQLPIRALLLDFWRDPRRRLELSAVTLAAYLLLQRSLRYRRLKRLQKVYRKYTTREEMASMTDHDAWKIQKEMLVMEFPSASLKALQFALFRTYGIPTISSLLLKTSQFSNPATSFKRYADTGALIGQFMAFEPSSERAQTAIARTKFLHVGYRNSGKILESDMLYTLSLFALEPIRFIDMFEWRSLSELEQCAIGTYWKSLGDALGISFADLPSGPHAFRDGFHFLEELRAWSLKYEEEYMKPSSSNQEVADKTMDVLVYALPRFLKPMGVKFATCMMDDRLREAMMYQSPSAAYKKVFSSLVAIRKFYLRYIALPRLNFQRIDIFTDEPNEYGRYYVNIYEAIPYYVKPTIWNRWGPGAWVRWAMGMPLPGDDDDKYYPHGFDLEDLGPKYFEGKGRRSVAEIRELLKKKRRGQAPFVPDLPSVEDAKYEVVDPDSPVA
- a CDS encoding uncharacterized protein (transcript_id=CADANIAT00009038), which produces MLAKMHYSRSSSFSSPSLASKSGLCNPMSELRAHPTRRMQESRKNSGLVYQPRSSQRRQADPAQGAGKCEAKLNSNQGLAIFSVFEVGMMRSLRFGSGVVVARLFNGTWSAPSAITTGKLTTKGQFGMEHTEFVYVLNNDKAVEAFSQAKSVTLGEDVSIAVGPFGRSAELAGDAYEADIFAYCKTRTVFGGSTLEGATIGERVDANRKMYQKTVSTRQLLRGEVTLPPETYGLMKILHSTWLRPVTKRPSVEKAHLARIVTQQSTTIEPRSRASTIASPAKGEKRFYGEQIMAPHQITIEITDYSAVQLPSSLTQHEETRESLDSEASSSPTGHPPILKPGRRTWSASSNGVWDNHEPLHF